Sequence from the Ornithinimicrobium humiphilum genome:
ACAACCGTCGTCGGGTCTTGATGGGTCACGCGTACGGACCCGGACTCGAAACGTGGTGATCTACGGTGACTCGGTCACGTCCCGACCGCTGCCCAGGCGCTCTGCGCCCCTGGCCTGCTGATGACGGACTCCTGGTCCGGTTGCGCCTCCCTGGCGGCAACGTCAGTGCGGACGCGTTGCTGGCCCTGGTGGCCGTGGCCGAGCGGTACGGCGACGGCCATGTGCACGTGACGACGCGGACGAATCTGCAGGTTCGGGGTCTTCCAGCCAAGCCCGGCACCACACAGCTCGCCCAGCCCGCGCTCGCGGCCATCGAGGACACCGGCCTGCTGCCTAGCCGAACCCACGACCTGGCGCGCAACGTCATGGCATCCCCCCAGACGGGACTCTTCGGCGGCCGCGCCGACCTGCGTCCTGTCGTACGGGCGCTTGACGCGGCTCTCCTGGCCGAGCCGGCGCTCGGGGCCCTGCCCGGCCGCTTCCTGTTCGTGCTCGACGACGGCCGCGGCGACCTCCTCGACCGCACGTGCGACCTCGGCCTCGTGGCACTCGGTCCCGAGGCAGGACAGCTACGGATCGGCACCGGCTGGGGTCCGGTGCTTCCACTCGTGGGAGTGGAGGAACGGCTCGTCGGCCTGGCCCTCAGGTTCCTCGACGCACGCGGTGGCGGACCGCGTGCTCCCTGGCACGTCCACGAGCTCCCGGTGCCGTTGGTCGGACCTGTGGCCGCGTCCGGCCTGTTGCCGCACCCCTCACCACCTCTTCCATACGGAACTGTCCCCGGCGGACAGCACGTGCCCGTACCGGAGGACGGTCTCGACCGTCCGGCCGTGGAACGCCTGTGCGCGGCGGCACCGGCCCTCGTCGTCACCCCTTGGCGTGGCGTTCTCGTCCCTCAGGAGACTCTGTGAGCTGCTCTGCCACCCACCTTCCCCGGCGTCCGAACCGCCACTACCCATACATCGACCGCGGCGCGGCCATCTACCACGACTCGTTCGCCACGATTCGACGCGAGGCCGACCTCTCCCGGGTGCCTGAGAGCGCCGAGAAGGTCGCTGTGCGGATGATCCACGGCAGCGGACAGGTGGATCTGGTCGATGACCTCGTGATCCACCCAGACCTCGTCCCGGCGGCCCGCGCC
This genomic interval carries:
- a CDS encoding nitrite reductase; the encoded protein is MTRSRPDRCPGALRPWPADDGLLVRLRLPGGNVSADALLALVAVAERYGDGHVHVTTRTNLQVRGLPAKPGTTQLAQPALAAIEDTGLLPSRTHDLARNVMASPQTGLFGGRADLRPVVRALDAALLAEPALGALPGRFLFVLDDGRGDLLDRTCDLGLVALGPEAGQLRIGTGWGPVLPLVGVEERLVGLALRFLDARGGGPRAPWHVHELPVPLVGPVAASGLLPHPSPPLPYGTVPGGQHVPVPEDGLDRPAVERLCAAAPALVVTPWRGVLVPQETL